The Mauremys reevesii isolate NIE-2019 linkage group 13, ASM1616193v1, whole genome shotgun sequence genome contains a region encoding:
- the LOC120380831 gene encoding immunoglobulin delta heavy chain-like: MRRRMKSLWLFLSLLSVLSCVHSQVQLVQSGPGAAKPGETLTLSCAVSGVSISAQNSVWHWIRQPPGKVLEWMGYVYSYSGATGYTSSLQGRTTISGDTSKNQVSLQLRSLTAADTASYYCAREPHSDTEQSVLSQVRLVQSGPGVVKPGETLTLTCAVSGFSITSAGYGWHWVRQPPAKGLQRLAWVNSSNGGTGYAPSLQSRLRSLTAAGTATYYCARHRLAGLVQNQSSLYAAWRGEFSGDR, from the exons ATGAGAAGGAGAATGAAATCTCTGTGGCTTTTCCTTTCCCTGCTCTCTGTCCTCTCCT GTGTCCActcccaggtgcagctggtccAGTCCGGCCCAGGAGCGGCGAAGCCTGGAGAGACCCTCACCCTGAGCTGCGCTGTCTCCGGGGTCTCTATCTCTGCTCAGAATTCTGTTTGGCACTGGATCCGGCAGCCCCCCGGGAAAGTGCTGGAGTGGATGGGGTATGTGTACTCATATAGCGGGGCTACAGGCTACACCTCGTCTCTCCAAGGCCGAACCACCATCTCTGGAGACACCTCCAAGAACCAGGTCTCCCTGCAGCTCCGCTCGCTGACAGCTGCAGACACCGCCAGCTATTACTGCGCCAGAGAGCCCCACAGTGACACAGAGCAGA GTGTCCTCTCCCAGGTGCGGCTGGTCCAGTCCGGCCCAGGAGTGGTGAAGCCCGGAGAGACCCTCACCCTGACCTGTGCTGTCTCCGGGTTTTCCATCACTAGTGCCGGTTATGGTTGGCACTGGGTCCGGCAGCCTCCTGCCAAAGGGCTGCAGAGGCTGGCATGGGTTAATTCCAGCAACGGGGGCACAGGCTACGCCCCGTCTCTCCAGAGCCGCCTGCGCTCGCTGACAGCTGCGGGCACCGCCACCTATTACTGTGCCAGACACAGACTGGCAGGACTGGTACAAAACCAGAGCAGCTTGTACGCAGCCTGGCGAGGCGAGTTTAGCGGGGATCGCTGA